The DNA sequence CCGCGCCGGACTACCTGCTGGAATCGCTGCAGGAACTCGCCGTGCTGGTCCGCTAACCCCACGGCGCGACCGGCGCCGCGCGTCGCAGCTGCCACCACGCCCCAAGGGTGAGCGGGATGAGGCCCACCGTGGCGGCGACGAGGGCCATCGCCCCGTAGCCGATCCCGGCGAAGACGATCCCGCTGCCGAGGCTGCCCGCGGCGGAGGTCAGCCCGATCAGCAGGTCGTTGAACCCCTGCGTCCGCCCCCGCTCCGCCGGGGTCAGCTGGTCGGCGAGCAGCGACGATCCGCCGACGTAGGAGAAGTTCCAGCCCAGCCCCAGCAGGAACAGCGCGACCGCCAGGGGCAGCACCTGCGGCGAGAGCCGCGCCGTCAGTCCGGCCAGGACGAGGCCGCCTGCTCCGGCGACGATGATCGGGCCACGGCCGAATCGGTCGGCCAGCCGGCCGGAGATGATGGAGAAGGCGTACATCCCCACGACGTGGACGGAGATGACGAAGGAGATGCTGCTCAGCGGGTGCTCGTGGCCCCGCATGTGCAGCGGGGTGATCACCATCAGCATGACCATGATCAGCTGGCCGAAGACCATCGCCGTCACGGCGACGAAGGCGGCGGGCACGCGAAGAATCTCCGCGACGGTGCGCCCCGGTCCGTTGTCGGCGTGATCTGGATCGTGCAGCGCGGCGATCGCCGCGCCGACTTCACGGGGTTCCGGGCGAAGCCAGGCGAAGACGACCAGAGCCGCCAAAGCGAAGAGTCCCGTGGTCACGAAATACGGGCCGCTGAGCTCATCGAGCGCCGTCGCGCCGGCCGCCCGCGCCGAAGCCCCGGCCAGCAGCGGGCCGGAGATGGCGCCCACCGTGCCGCCCAGCACCACGGTGGAGATCGCGCGGCCGCGTTCCGCGGGCGGATGGACCTCGGCTGCGATGAACCGCGCCAGCTGCACGCCCGAAACGGCGAAGCCGATGAACAGCGATCCCAGGAGAAACCCCGCAAAGGAGTCGCCCTGGACGGCGAGGATGGCGGCGTTCGCGCCGGCAGTCCCCAGCAGCAGCCCGAGCACCAGGGTCCCGCGACGGCCGAGACGATCCATCAACTGCCCCCAGCCGAAGGCGGAGAGGGCCTGGCCCAGCAGGTAGACCATCGCCGGCACGCCGGCCCAGGAGGGGCGGCCGCTCAGCCGCGCCCCGATGATGCTGACCACGGGGAAGATCGCCACCGTCGCGGCCGAGGCCAGGCTCTGGGCGGCAAAGAGCGTGCGGGTGATGCGGCGGGCCGCGGGCGTCAGATCCATGAAAGAACCCCGTGTGGTTCGCCGCACCCCCGGCGGCGTCCTTCCCGTCGCGGGGGGTGCGATTGACCGCGGGGGAGAGCTTTCCTATAATGGAATTTGTCGACGCGGGGTGGAGCAGCCAGGTAGCTCGTCGGGCTCATAACCCGAAGGTCGCAGGTTCAAATCCTGCCCCCGCTACCACTGTTGATGCTCGAAACGCGATGTTGCGTTTCGGGCATCGGCCTTTTCTGCCCTTGTGCTCTTGAATCTGCGCGCCCCGCATCATACTCACAGCTCACGAACTTCCCATCTGGAGTGAGTCTTTCAGGATCACTTCGGAGAGGTCCGCACCAAACCGGAGGCCGAAAAACCTTCATCTAGTGCAGGAGGTCTTCTCTCCTGACCTCCAACGAAGCAATGGGGAGTGGAGTAGGATGGCCATCAACGAAAAGGCAGCACGCCTTGCATCGCTGAAGGCCCGGATCGAGCAAGAGCATGTCCGCATGGGACTCCTTTCCGATGTATGGTTTTGGCCCGAGCGCGATGGTGTGAAGGGTTTTCTTGGAGCCGCTCCTATCATCGTGGCTGGCCTTAACCCGAGCAAGGGGAGGGGACGGCCTAGACGCGGTCTCAAGGAGACTGACGAATTCTTCTATCGGTGCCTGCGCGAGGAGGGTTTAGTAGACGCACACATTACAGATGTCGTCAAGATTAGAGCGACGAAGAAGGATGCGCCACTGTTATTCTACAATCCGACGATTCTGAAGTTGCATCGCGATTACTTCATAAGAGAAGTGAAAATCGTCCAGCCCGCCGTCGTTGTGGTTGTGGGCATCGACGCGTGGAACGTGTTGCGCGGGTGGAACCTCATAGCACCCGAAGGTCGGCAAGAGTTTATCTTCAGGGTGTCGGCGAAAAGCAACGTAGCAGTAATCCGTACTGTGCACCCAGCTGCTACCCGCTTTCCCAAGAGGACTGCTGAGAGGCGAGCGCGGTTCAGGAAGGATGTCCGGCAGGCCTACAAGCTCGCGCATTCCCGGGGAATCCACTAGAGGTACAGGGTTATCGTGGAGTTATTTGGAGCCCCGTGACTGAAGGGCCAGGACGATCCATACAGTCTGGCTCA is a window from the Armatimonadota bacterium genome containing:
- a CDS encoding MFS transporter; the encoded protein is MDLTPAARRITRTLFAAQSLASAATVAIFPVVSIIGARLSGRPSWAGVPAMVYLLGQALSAFGWGQLMDRLGRRGTLVLGLLLGTAGANAAILAVQGDSFAGFLLGSLFIGFAVSGVQLARFIAAEVHPPAERGRAISTVVLGGTVGAISGPLLAGASARAAGATALDELSGPYFVTTGLFALAALVVFAWLRPEPREVGAAIAALHDPDHADNGPGRTVAEILRVPAAFVAVTAMVFGQLIMVMLMVITPLHMRGHEHPLSSISFVISVHVVGMYAFSIISGRLADRFGRGPIIVAGAGGLVLAGLTARLSPQVLPLAVALFLLGLGWNFSYVGGSSLLADQLTPAERGRTQGFNDLLIGLTSAAGSLGSGIVFAGIGYGAMALVAATVGLIPLTLGAWWQLRRAAPVAPWG